The Phormidium ambiguum IAM M-71 genome contains a region encoding:
- a CDS encoding COP23 domain-containing protein, with translation MKLKFFTQIFLSTLALSSTFTVGSVVKAQQTVPAERLPEETIAPSTQPEDLTTTFECVTEGRNYATIARRGDRVTAPLILWRTFEFGSQYTPENRCRMVSDRLSRAVYENGGRLTNLQLTTGRVNNLPVICYTNGGQYGCNSRNLLLTLDSRNASNPNAALDNLFNFGVSGSGAPIVSFAPSQGFNSRRTTTPKRINLERVVNEAFEDKYGDEETSVVRPQPPISRPQPGNNGI, from the coding sequence ATGAAATTGAAATTTTTCACGCAAATTTTTCTATCTACTCTCGCTTTATCTAGCACTTTTACTGTTGGTAGTGTGGTAAAAGCTCAACAAACTGTACCAGCAGAAAGATTACCAGAAGAAACGATCGCGCCTAGTACACAACCGGAAGATTTAACAACTACCTTTGAATGTGTTACCGAAGGGAGAAATTACGCCACAATTGCTCGCAGAGGAGACAGAGTAACTGCGCCGTTGATTCTTTGGCGAACTTTTGAGTTTGGTAGTCAATATACACCTGAAAATAGATGTCGCATGGTTTCCGATCGCTTAAGCAGGGCAGTTTATGAAAATGGCGGACGACTAACCAACTTACAATTAACAACAGGTAGAGTGAACAATTTGCCTGTAATTTGTTACACCAATGGTGGGCAATATGGTTGTAATTCGAGAAATTTGTTGCTGACTCTAGATAGTCGTAATGCTAGCAATCCAAATGCTGCTTTAGATAATTTATTCAACTTTGGTGTCAGTGGTTCTGGTGCGCCGATAGTTTCTTTTGCTCCTTCTCAAGGCTTTAATAGTCGTCGTACAACTACTCCCAAACGTATTAATTTAGAAAGAGTAGTTAATGAAGCTTTTGAAGACAAATATGGCGATGAAGAAACATCTGTTGTCCGCCCACAACCGCCAATTTCTCGCCCACAACCTGGAAATAATGGAATTTAA
- a CDS encoding S1 family peptidase → MVWLLFWLVSHQFLVVNLGAIATFSADIFLTKNQPILTDLEKPENPKLSQNITVNNVSVAEVAKQVTVRIFSNSSAGSGVIISRQGQVYTVLTCDHVLNEKDSNSYTILTSDGRTYPAKKLAYSQFGDKDLAIIQFVSPQIYQVAEMGNSDNLGMGEVVYAAGFPNWYLINPKAIESTRDWGMRAFRLTRGNVEMISDRSLPRGYQLGYTNEIENGMSGGPVLDKNGRLIGINGRLKFPPQGIAVYRFADGTMPSAAAFQRMESLSWAIPISTFRRLFK, encoded by the coding sequence GTGGTGTGGTTGTTATTCTGGTTGGTTTCTCATCAATTTTTAGTTGTAAATTTGGGTGCGATCGCTACTTTTTCCGCAGACATATTTTTGACAAAAAATCAGCCAATTTTAACTGATTTAGAGAAACCGGAAAATCCTAAACTTTCGCAAAATATAACCGTTAATAACGTTTCTGTAGCGGAAGTTGCTAAGCAAGTTACTGTGAGAATTTTCTCTAATTCTAGCGCAGGTTCTGGGGTAATTATTAGCCGTCAAGGACAAGTTTACACAGTTCTTACCTGCGATCATGTCTTGAATGAGAAAGATAGTAATAGTTATACAATTTTAACTTCTGATGGTCGGACTTATCCTGCCAAAAAGTTAGCTTATTCTCAATTTGGAGATAAAGATTTAGCAATAATTCAATTTGTCAGTCCGCAAATTTACCAAGTAGCAGAAATGGGAAATTCTGATAATTTAGGAATGGGAGAAGTAGTATATGCAGCAGGTTTTCCGAATTGGTATTTGATTAATCCGAAAGCAATAGAAAGCACCCGTGATTGGGGAATGAGAGCATTCCGTTTAACTAGAGGAAATGTAGAAATGATTTCCGATCGATCGCTCCCTAGAGGATATCAGTTAGGTTACACTAACGAAATAGAAAATGGAATGAGCGGTGGGCCTGTTTTAGATAAAAACGGGCGATTGATAGGAATTAATGGGAGATTGAAATTTCCTCCTCAAGGCATTGCCGTTTACAGATTTGCCGATGGTACGATGCCATCAGCAGCAGCTTTTCAAAGGATGGAATCGTTAAGCTGGGCAATACCCATTAGTACTTTTAGACGGTTATTCAAGTAA
- a CDS encoding DUF433 domain-containing protein — protein sequence MPISFPDEPVPLEICDDRIVRVKGTQITLDTIVANFNQGKTASEIASEYPSVQLVDVYATIVFYLRYRSYVDAYLAEAQQQVNEIHQISEANFADRLLVHQSSS from the coding sequence ATGCCTATTTCCTTTCCCGATGAACCTGTTCCCCTCGAAATTTGTGACGATCGAATAGTGCGAGTTAAGGGAACGCAAATAACTCTTGACACAATCGTTGCTAATTTTAATCAAGGGAAAACTGCTTCAGAAATTGCTTCAGAATATCCATCTGTGCAATTAGTTGATGTGTACGCGACAATAGTTTTTTATTTGCGATATCGTTCTTACGTTGATGCTTATTTAGCAGAAGCGCAACAACAAGTTAACGAAATTCATCAAATAAGTGAAGCTAATTTTGCCGATCGCCTTTTAGTACACCAGAGTTCATCATAA
- the bchH gene encoding magnesium chelatase subunit H → MKRIVLIAGFESFNADLYRQAAKLAVARCPDLDIRVFSDRALTTEPDKVEAALQGADVFFASLLFDYDQVLWLQERVKNIPIRLVFESALELMSLTQIGAFKIGDKPKGMPKPVKFILDKFSNGREEDKLAGYISFLKVGPKLLKFIPVQKVQDLRNWLIIYGYWNAGGTENVSAMFWTLAEKYLSLKVGEIPPPIETPNMGLLHPDYQGYFESPRQYIDWYQQKIQSIPNPQSPVPSPQSPTVGILLYRKHVITKQPYIPQLIREFEKAGLTPLPIFINGVEGHVAVRDWMTTTYETAQRKQGKIETLSLSEEAVEVDAIVSTIGFPLVGGPAGSMEAGRQVEVAKRILTAKNVPYIVSAPLLIQDIHSWTRQGVGGLQSVVLYALPELDGAIDPVPLGGLVGEDIYLIPERVKRLTGRLKKWIDLRQKPPSERKIAIILYGFPPGYGAVGTAALLNVPKSLINFLNALKAQGYQVGDIPEDGEELIRLVKEADTEKVSREEFIHANKVHVNTLEKWLGYLLTTRIEKQWKSLTETGIKTYEDEYQIGGVQLGNIWIGVQPPLGISGDPMRLMFEKDLTPHPQYAAFYKWLQNEFEGDAIVHFGMHGTVEWLPGSPLGNTGYSWSDILLGNLPHLYIYAANNPSESMLAKRRGYGVLISHNVPPYGRAGLYKELVNLRDLISEYREDPQKNYLLKEAICKKIVDTGLDADCPLEEAKKLGIDFTPENVRMFSADVFNHYLVKLYEYLQVLENRLFSSGLHVLGEPPNEEEMTAYLNAYFGENPENGFLEESSSIKDLLMQTTDELTNLLRGLNGEYIPPAPGGDLLRDGAGVLPTGRNIHALDPYRMPSPAAYERGREIGKKIIAQNLKENGRYPETIAVMLWGLDAIKTKGESLGILLELVGAEPIKEGTGRIVRYELKPLAEVGHPRIDVLANLSGIFRDSFVNIIELLDDLFQRATEVDEPEEQNFIRKHALALQKQGVENATARLFSNPAGDYGSLVNDQVTASNWETGDELANTWQGRNAFSFGRKDKGEARTEILNQLLQTTERVVQQIDSVEYGLTDIQEYYANTGGLKKAAEKQRGKKVSASFVESFSKDTTPRNLEELLRMEYRTKLLNPKWAEAMADQGSGGAYEISQRMTALIGWGGTADFTDDWVYDQAAETYALDAEMAEKLRKANPEAFRNIIGRMLEANGRGFWQPSKDKLQRLRDLYDLTDEELEGVTV, encoded by the coding sequence ATGAAACGCATTGTTCTGATTGCTGGGTTTGAATCTTTCAACGCTGATTTGTATCGCCAAGCTGCGAAATTAGCGGTTGCACGCTGTCCTGATTTGGATATCCGGGTGTTTAGCGATCGCGCCCTCACCACCGAACCCGATAAAGTAGAAGCAGCATTACAAGGGGCAGATGTCTTTTTTGCTAGTTTACTATTTGATTATGACCAAGTTTTGTGGTTACAAGAAAGAGTTAAAAACATTCCCATTCGCTTAGTTTTCGAGTCAGCATTAGAATTAATGAGTTTAACTCAAATTGGCGCTTTCAAAATTGGGGATAAACCCAAAGGAATGCCCAAACCAGTTAAATTTATTTTAGATAAATTCAGCAATGGCAGAGAAGAAGACAAACTCGCAGGTTACATCAGCTTTTTGAAAGTCGGGCCAAAATTATTAAAATTCATCCCTGTACAAAAAGTCCAAGATTTACGCAACTGGTTAATTATTTATGGTTACTGGAACGCTGGCGGAACCGAAAATGTCTCCGCAATGTTTTGGACGCTAGCAGAAAAATATTTAAGTTTAAAAGTTGGCGAAATTCCGCCACCAATCGAAACCCCAAACATGGGTTTATTACACCCAGATTATCAAGGATATTTTGAATCTCCACGCCAATATATTGATTGGTATCAACAAAAAATTCAATCTATACCCAATCCCCAGTCCCCAGTCCCCAGTCCCCAGTCCCCAACAGTAGGAATTTTACTTTACCGCAAGCACGTTATTACCAAACAACCTTATATTCCCCAATTAATTCGTGAATTTGAAAAAGCAGGATTAACACCTTTACCAATTTTTATTAACGGTGTGGAAGGTCATGTTGCTGTGAGAGATTGGATGACCACTACTTATGAAACTGCCCAAAGAAAGCAGGGAAAAATTGAAACTCTTTCCTTATCAGAAGAAGCAGTAGAAGTCGATGCGATTGTTTCTACTATTGGTTTTCCGTTAGTTGGCGGGCCTGCTGGTTCGATGGAAGCAGGACGACAAGTAGAGGTAGCAAAACGCATTTTAACTGCCAAGAATGTACCTTATATTGTATCAGCACCATTGTTAATTCAAGACATTCATTCTTGGACTCGTCAAGGTGTTGGTGGGTTACAAAGTGTAGTTTTGTACGCGCTTCCTGAGTTGGATGGGGCGATCGATCCTGTACCCCTTGGCGGTTTAGTCGGAGAAGACATTTACCTGATTCCCGAAAGAGTAAAACGCCTCACCGGAAGACTGAAAAAATGGATTGATTTACGGCAAAAACCCCCATCAGAAAGGAAAATTGCCATCATTTTATATGGTTTCCCGCCCGGATATGGCGCAGTAGGAACCGCTGCTTTATTGAACGTTCCGAAAAGTTTAATTAACTTCCTCAACGCACTTAAAGCACAAGGTTATCAAGTCGGGGATATTCCCGAAGACGGCGAAGAATTAATTCGCTTGGTGAAAGAAGCAGATACTGAAAAGGTGAGTAGGGAAGAATTTATTCACGCGAATAAAGTTCATGTTAACACTTTAGAAAAATGGTTGGGATATCTGTTAACAACTCGCATTGAAAAACAATGGAAATCTCTCACCGAAACGGGAATAAAAACTTATGAAGATGAATACCAAATTGGTGGCGTACAATTAGGAAATATTTGGATTGGAGTACAACCACCATTAGGGATTTCCGGCGATCCCATGCGGTTAATGTTTGAAAAAGATTTAACGCCACATCCGCAATATGCAGCTTTTTATAAATGGTTGCAGAATGAATTTGAGGGGGATGCGATCGTACATTTTGGAATGCACGGCACAGTAGAATGGTTGCCCGGATCTCCATTAGGAAATACAGGTTATTCTTGGTCAGATATTCTCTTAGGAAATCTCCCCCATTTATATATATATGCTGCTAACAATCCCTCCGAATCAATGTTAGCTAAACGGCGCGGTTACGGCGTGTTAATTTCTCACAACGTTCCCCCTTACGGACGTGCAGGTTTGTACAAAGAATTAGTCAATTTGCGCGATTTAATCTCCGAATATCGGGAAGATCCGCAAAAGAATTACCTCCTTAAAGAAGCAATTTGTAAAAAGATTGTCGATACAGGTTTAGATGCAGATTGCCCATTAGAAGAAGCAAAAAAATTAGGAATTGATTTCACTCCTGAAAACGTCAGAATGTTTAGCGCCGATGTTTTCAATCATTATTTAGTGAAACTTTACGAATACCTACAAGTTTTGGAAAATCGCCTGTTTTCTTCAGGGTTGCACGTTTTGGGAGAACCGCCAAACGAAGAGGAAATGACAGCTTATTTGAATGCTTACTTTGGTGAAAATCCAGAAAACGGATTTCTTGAAGAAAGTAGTTCGATCAAAGATTTATTGATGCAAACAACAGATGAATTAACTAATTTATTGCGAGGATTAAATGGTGAATATATTCCCCCTGCGCCTGGTGGTGATTTGTTACGAGATGGTGCAGGAGTATTGCCAACTGGCAGAAATATTCATGCTTTAGATCCTTACAGAATGCCTTCACCTGCTGCTTACGAAAGAGGGCGAGAAATTGGTAAGAAAATCATCGCCCAAAACCTCAAAGAAAACGGACGATATCCCGAAACAATAGCAGTAATGTTGTGGGGTTTAGATGCGATTAAAACTAAAGGTGAATCTCTAGGAATTCTCTTAGAATTAGTAGGTGCTGAACCAATCAAAGAAGGTACTGGGCGAATTGTTCGTTACGAATTAAAACCATTAGCAGAAGTTGGACATCCCAGAATTGATGTGTTAGCAAATCTTTCCGGTATTTTCCGCGATAGTTTTGTGAATATTATCGAATTATTAGATGATTTGTTTCAACGTGCAACTGAAGTAGATGAACCAGAAGAACAAAACTTTATCCGCAAACACGCTTTAGCTTTGCAAAAACAAGGTGTAGAAAATGCTACTGCACGCTTATTTTCTAATCCTGCGGGTGATTATGGTTCGTTAGTAAACGATCAAGTTACTGCTTCAAATTGGGAAACAGGCGATGAATTAGCGAACACTTGGCAAGGGCGAAATGCTTTCAGTTTTGGCAGAAAAGATAAAGGGGAAGCGCGAACCGAAATCCTCAATCAATTGCTACAAACTACCGAAAGAGTTGTGCAACAAATCGATTCCGTTGAATATGGTTTAACTGACATTCAGGAATATTACGCTAACACTGGCGGATTGAAAAAAGCAGCGGAAAAACAACGAGGAAAAAAGGTTAGTGCGAGTTTTGTAGAAAGTTTTTCTAAAGATACAACTCCCCGTAATTTAGAAGAATTACTGCGAATGGAGTATCGCACGAAATTATTAAATCCCAAATGGGCAGAAGCAATGGCAGATCAAGGTAGCGGTGGCGCTTATGAAATTTCTCAACGCATGACAGCATTAATTGGTTGGGGTGGTACTGCTGATTTTACTGATGATTGGGTTTACGATCAAGCTGCTGAAACTTATGCTTTAGATGCAGAAATGGCGGAGAAATTACGCAAAGCAAATCCCGAAGCTTTCCGCAATATTATTGGCAGAATGTTAGAGGCAAATGGGCGTGGTTTTTGGCAACCAAGTAAAGATAAGCTGCAAAGATTGCGTGATTTGTATGATTTGACGGATGAAGAATTAGAAGGTGTTACAGTTTGA
- a CDS encoding cytochrome c biogenesis protein CcdA translates to MTLSKWFTEKLAKPKLSGWLLFGLLFGITILVILASKLFSVNSVSETINNFVLEIGDRYQQWFTEQNTNNPLVLFTLSFAGGLIASISPCILSLLPINLSYIGTREITSRWDAFSKAGAFVLGVVTMLSLFGILSSFATIVLLKYRGFVQLTVGAIVILMALSLLGIIRLPLPQTNFKIPIFGAYGVGLTFALVSSPCTSPIMFAVLAAASATSSQLQTTVAMVFYAIGYTAVIFFASLFAGLAKQTRGLLKYSEKITHIGSLALIIVGAYYLIDGISWIVSIIKN, encoded by the coding sequence ATGACTCTCAGCAAATGGTTTACAGAAAAGTTAGCTAAACCTAAACTTTCTGGTTGGTTATTATTTGGCTTATTGTTTGGCATCACAATTCTAGTAATTTTAGCTAGTAAATTATTCAGTGTAAATAGTGTATCAGAAACAATCAATAACTTTGTTTTGGAAATAGGCGATCGCTATCAACAATGGTTCACCGAACAAAATACGAATAATCCCTTAGTTTTATTTACCCTCTCATTTGCTGGGGGTTTAATTGCTAGTATTTCACCTTGCATTCTTTCCTTACTTCCGATTAATCTAAGCTACATTGGTACTCGTGAAATTACCTCCCGTTGGGATGCTTTTAGTAAAGCAGGAGCATTTGTTTTAGGTGTAGTAACAATGCTCAGTTTGTTTGGAATATTATCTTCTTTTGCCACAATTGTTTTACTTAAATATCGGGGATTTGTGCAGTTAACTGTAGGTGCGATCGTAATTTTAATGGCACTTTCGTTACTAGGAATTATCCGTTTACCATTGCCACAAACTAATTTTAAAATTCCCATTTTTGGGGCTTATGGCGTTGGATTAACCTTCGCTTTAGTTAGTTCTCCTTGCACTAGTCCTATCATGTTTGCTGTGTTAGCTGCTGCTTCTGCTACAAGTTCGCAACTTCAAACAACTGTAGCAATGGTTTTTTATGCTATAGGTTACACAGCAGTAATATTCTTTGCTAGTTTATTCGCAGGTTTAGCCAAACAAACTCGCGGTTTATTGAAATATTCCGAAAAAATTACTCACATTGGTAGCTTAGCTTTAATAATAGTTGGTGCATACTATTTAATTGATGGAATTAGTTGGATTGTTTCAATAATTAAAAATTAA
- a CDS encoding phytoene desaturase family protein, which yields MQQQQLDVIVIGSGIGGLTAAALLARYGKKVLICESHAIAGGAAHSFSRRGFHFDSGPSFYCGLNHPKSLNPLRQVLAVLGESLPTISYDPLGHYHFPECTFPVYSKSDRYREELAKITPQGAIELSRFEKRLLSLYKALKDIPTIALRADLQMIPILLGKYLPSLFKLLPQIGIIQGSVGKIMNEEITDPWVRRLIDLECFLLSGLKAEGTIAPEVAFMLGERNHIGVDYPVGGSGAIIDALVRGLERWGGKIKLNAHVEQILLESGKVCGVKLQNGEVIKAAIVISNATIWDTYTKLLRPEDLPENYQRKSLQTPAVDSFMHLHLGIRADGLENLTGHHVVVHNSNKDITEPGNTCMISIPSVWDANLAPEGHHVVHAYTLEPYTNWQKDEDYLEKKKARSQPLFSALEKIIPDLRERIVLELIGTPLTHSYYLRRYQGTYGPAIAAGKGTFPSFNTPISGLYRVGDSTLPGIGVPAVAASGILCANTLVSPQQNADLLTKICC from the coding sequence ATGCAGCAACAGCAATTAGATGTAATCGTAATTGGTAGCGGCATTGGCGGATTAACCGCAGCCGCTTTACTGGCACGTTATGGTAAAAAAGTCCTAATTTGTGAAAGTCATGCCATAGCGGGCGGCGCAGCCCACAGTTTTTCCCGCCGAGGTTTTCATTTTGATTCTGGCCCATCTTTTTATTGTGGTTTAAATCACCCAAAAAGTCTGAATCCTTTGCGGCAAGTTTTAGCGGTTTTAGGTGAATCTTTGCCAACAATTAGTTACGATCCTTTAGGGCATTATCATTTTCCTGAATGCACTTTTCCGGTTTATAGTAAAAGCGATCGCTATCGAGAAGAGTTAGCGAAGATTACGCCGCAAGGTGCGATCGAACTCTCTCGATTTGAAAAACGTTTGTTATCTCTCTATAAAGCTTTAAAAGATATCCCCACCATCGCTTTAAGAGCAGATTTACAAATGATTCCGATTTTATTAGGAAAATATTTACCTTCTCTATTCAAATTATTACCCCAAATAGGAATTATTCAAGGCTCTGTTGGTAAGATTATGAATGAAGAAATAACAGATCCTTGGGTAAGAAGATTAATTGATTTAGAATGTTTTTTACTTTCTGGGTTAAAAGCTGAAGGAACAATTGCCCCAGAAGTCGCTTTTATGTTGGGAGAACGTAACCATATTGGAGTTGATTATCCTGTCGGCGGAAGTGGGGCAATTATTGATGCTTTAGTCAGAGGTTTAGAACGTTGGGGCGGTAAGATAAAATTAAACGCTCATGTTGAACAAATACTTTTAGAATCCGGTAAAGTTTGCGGCGTGAAGTTGCAAAATGGAGAAGTTATTAAAGCAGCAATTGTAATTTCTAATGCAACTATTTGGGATACATACACTAAGTTATTACGCCCAGAAGATTTACCAGAAAATTATCAACGAAAATCCCTCCAAACTCCAGCAGTTGATAGTTTTATGCACCTACATTTAGGGATTCGGGCAGATGGGTTAGAAAATTTAACCGGACATCATGTAGTTGTTCACAATAGTAATAAAGATATTACCGAACCTGGGAATACTTGTATGATTTCTATTCCTTCTGTTTGGGATGCTAATTTAGCACCAGAAGGACATCATGTAGTTCATGCTTATACTTTGGAACCTTATACAAATTGGCAGAAAGATGAGGATTATTTGGAGAAGAAAAAAGCGCGATCGCAACCCCTCTTTTCCGCCTTAGAAAAAATCATTCCCGACTTGCGAGAACGCATAGTTTTAGAACTTATTGGTACACCCTTAACTCACAGCTATTACCTACGTCGATATCAAGGAACTTATGGGCCTGCAATTGCCGCAGGTAAAGGCACATTTCCCAGTTTTAATACTCCTATCTCTGGATTATATCGCGTTGGTGATAGCACTTTACCGGGAATCGGTGTACCTGCTGTTGCTGCTTCCGGGATTTTATGTGCTAATACTTTAGTTTCTCCCCAACAAAATGCCGATTTGCTAACTAAAATTTGCTGTTAA
- a CDS encoding FAD-dependent oxidoreductase gives MNLPKTSVSVWIDNTETTNFPPLGGNISVDVAVIGGGITGLTAALLLKRAGLNVAVLEAAKIGSGVTGYTTAHLTVAADERYQNMISSLGEKDAKLVAESSQAAIDRIAQFVAEENIDCDFQRVPGYLYTENTQDISEIEKEAEATKKLGLNTSLTTELPLPFSVKAGLLFPNQAQFNSLQYLQGLAKTVNGGGSFIFEQTPVTNIKNNSVNDVYTERGIVSAKNVIIATHAPIHDISSLPELYVMSTKIAAYRSYVIGVKLRSPVPVGLFWDTDSPYHYTRSYGNILIVGGEDHKTGEEVNNQECYENLEAYVKARYDVESIDYYWSSQLYEPADGLPYIGKTATNNNIYIATGYSGNGLTFGTIGGMLISDLIVGRENPWSKLYDPNRINLLAGAQRFVTENLGVAKHFIADRFKTDAQELSEVPVGEGRILDIDGKKYAVYRDEAGNLSSLSPVCTHAGCIVNWNNAEKTWDCPCHGGRFSTTGKVLNGPPITDLNQQALPTSNVPKG, from the coding sequence ATGAATTTACCAAAAACCTCTGTATCTGTTTGGATAGATAACACAGAAACAACAAATTTTCCGCCTTTAGGCGGTAACATTTCTGTAGATGTTGCTGTAATAGGTGGTGGAATTACAGGGTTAACAGCTGCTTTATTATTAAAGCGTGCAGGTTTAAATGTGGCAGTTTTAGAAGCAGCAAAAATAGGTAGTGGAGTGACTGGATACACTACTGCACATCTCACAGTAGCAGCTGATGAACGCTACCAAAATATGATTTCTTCCTTGGGCGAAAAGGATGCAAAACTAGTAGCAGAATCTAGTCAGGCGGCGATCGATCGCATCGCCCAATTTGTCGCAGAAGAAAACATTGATTGCGACTTTCAAAGAGTACCAGGATATCTTTACACTGAAAATACTCAAGACATTTCTGAAATCGAAAAAGAAGCAGAAGCAACAAAAAAATTGGGACTCAACACTTCTTTAACTACTGAGTTACCATTACCATTTTCCGTAAAAGCTGGATTATTATTTCCCAATCAAGCACAGTTTAATTCTCTGCAATATTTACAAGGACTAGCAAAAACTGTAAATGGTGGTGGCAGTTTTATCTTTGAACAAACGCCTGTAACTAACATCAAAAATAATTCAGTTAATGATGTTTATACTGAGCGGGGAATTGTGTCAGCAAAAAATGTAATTATTGCTACCCACGCGCCAATTCATGATATTTCGAGTTTGCCAGAATTATATGTAATGTCCACCAAAATTGCTGCCTATCGTTCTTATGTAATCGGGGTAAAATTGCGTTCTCCAGTACCAGTAGGACTATTTTGGGATACTGATTCTCCCTACCATTACACTCGCAGTTACGGAAACATTTTAATTGTCGGTGGTGAAGATCATAAAACTGGAGAAGAGGTGAATAATCAAGAGTGTTACGAAAATCTGGAAGCTTATGTAAAAGCACGTTACGATGTTGAATCGATCGACTATTATTGGTCATCTCAACTTTATGAACCCGCAGATGGTTTGCCTTACATAGGTAAAACAGCTACTAATAATAACATTTACATTGCTACTGGTTATTCAGGTAACGGCTTAACTTTTGGCACTATTGGTGGAATGTTGATTAGTGATTTAATTGTAGGTCGGGAAAATCCTTGGAGTAAACTTTACGATCCTAATCGGATCAATTTGTTAGCTGGCGCACAGAGATTTGTTACAGAAAATTTGGGCGTTGCAAAACATTTTATTGCTGATAGATTCAAAACTGATGCTCAAGAACTCTCAGAAGTGCCAGTAGGAGAAGGAAGAATTCTCGACATTGATGGAAAGAAATATGCTGTTTATCGAGATGAAGCAGGTAATTTGTCTTCTTTATCACCTGTTTGTACTCATGCGGGTTGTATTGTGAACTGGAACAATGCCGAAAAAACGTGGGATTGCCCTTGTCATGGGGGACGTTTTAGTACTACAGGTAAAGTGTTAAATGGCCCACCAATTACTGATTTAAACCAACAAGCACTTCCTACTAGCAATGTACCCAAAGGTTGA
- a CDS encoding SDR family oxidoreductase, whose translation MPTKEQLQPPQHQKQQPGIESEMTPKPKSDDAKYQGSGKLRDKVALITGGDSGIGRAVAIFFAKEGADVAIAYLNEHDDAKETKTLVEQEGRKCITLAGDIGDEEFCQAAVQKTVKELGKLDILVNNAAEQHPQESIENITAEQLERTFRTNIFSMFYLSKAALKHLKEGSTIINTTSVTAYKGNQQLLDYSSTKGAIVAFTRSLSQSLVEKKIRVNGVAPGPIWTPLIPATFPEDKVASFGKQVPMQRAGQPEEIAPCYVFLASDDSSYMSGQILHPNGGEVVNA comes from the coding sequence ATGCCAACCAAGGAACAATTACAACCACCTCAACATCAGAAACAACAACCTGGTATTGAGTCAGAAATGACTCCAAAACCAAAATCAGATGATGCTAAATATCAAGGTAGTGGAAAATTACGTGATAAGGTAGCTTTAATTACTGGTGGTGATAGTGGAATTGGTCGCGCAGTGGCAATCTTTTTTGCCAAAGAAGGTGCAGATGTAGCGATCGCTTATTTAAACGAACACGATGACGCAAAAGAAACAAAAACGTTAGTAGAACAAGAAGGTCGTAAGTGCATAACTCTTGCTGGTGATATCGGCGACGAAGAATTTTGCCAAGCAGCAGTGCAAAAGACAGTTAAAGAGTTAGGAAAGCTCGATATTTTGGTTAATAATGCTGCGGAACAACATCCGCAAGAAAGCATAGAAAATATTACCGCAGAACAGTTGGAACGCACTTTTCGCACCAATATTTTTTCAATGTTTTACTTATCTAAAGCTGCGTTGAAGCATTTGAAAGAAGGTAGTACAATTATTAATACTACTTCTGTAACCGCTTATAAAGGTAATCAACAATTACTAGATTACTCTTCAACTAAAGGAGCAATAGTTGCCTTTACGCGATCGCTTTCCCAATCCCTAGTAGAAAAGAAAATTCGCGTCAATGGTGTCGCCCCAGGGCCGATTTGGACACCATTAATTCCCGCCACTTTTCCCGAAGATAAAGTTGCTAGCTTTGGTAAACAAGTACCCATGCAACGCGCCGGACAACCCGAAGAAATCGCTCCCTGTTATGTATTTTTAGCATCTGACGATTCTTCATATATGTCAGGTCAAATCTTGCATCCTAATGGTGGCGAAGTAGTCAACGCTTAA
- a CDS encoding hemerythrin domain-containing protein, with amino-acid sequence MNVIELIKSDHRKVESLFSEIEKTEDSKKRQVLFDQIYTELTLHAKVEELTLYPSMRDYDETHDMVDEAEEEHTEAKELLEEIKSMSPSDPNFPAKIEELKEAVQHHVEEEENEILPSVSDSMDEQEMKELAKEFKEAKSKLEKETSAAS; translated from the coding sequence ATGAATGTTATTGAATTAATCAAATCTGACCATCGCAAAGTTGAGTCTTTGTTCTCAGAAATAGAGAAAACAGAAGACTCAAAAAAAAGGCAAGTTTTGTTTGACCAAATTTATACTGAGTTAACTTTACACGCGAAAGTTGAAGAGTTAACCCTCTACCCAAGTATGCGAGATTACGATGAAACTCATGACATGGTAGATGAAGCTGAAGAGGAACATACTGAAGCTAAGGAACTACTGGAAGAAATTAAATCTATGAGTCCTAGCGACCCTAATTTCCCAGCTAAAATTGAGGAATTAAAAGAAGCTGTTCAACATCACGTAGAGGAAGAAGAAAACGAAATTTTACCTTCTGTAAGTGATAGTATGGATGAACAAGAAATGAAAGAACTTGCTAAAGAGTTTAAAGAAGCTAAAAGCAAGTTAGAAAAAGAAACGTCTGCTGCTAGTTAA